The Hydrogenobacter thermophilus TK-6 genome window below encodes:
- a CDS encoding PilN domain-containing protein, with the protein MKFRKENIGIELTRGGIYACSHEGRFRITSFEELKKVSVGKSLGVAIGRDVLFVRKYSFPVEALEDIKEAVILNIEEIFPLKEPLTVSVLPLEASEKEVECLIFAIPQSLYDELLSLPNLRFLVPSPALYRYLGDGLFYRNLREGLYEKVLIKDGKLTDTVLSEKADGKVIEDEYSVACLALEALLKGEPLEPVFYDRRRFFPIKIGKRYLYTAAGVFIFLLLGLGAMAYDLYYLKGKLNRVNEEIEKLQPLADRYETKLKEVNAKRTVLQLLKGESFLKAFANLVEVLPAKTKIVNLYYDGKSITIEGYTPSLSLLTQSLQGKYKDVQVQSSQLNPPYGQPFKIRVGL; encoded by the coding sequence ATGAAGTTTAGGAAAGAAAACATTGGGATAGAGCTAACGCGCGGGGGTATATATGCATGTTCGCACGAGGGAAGGTTTCGTATAACAAGCTTTGAGGAACTCAAAAAGGTCTCGGTTGGTAAGTCCTTAGGTGTAGCCATAGGAAGAGATGTACTTTTCGTAAGGAAGTACAGCTTTCCTGTTGAGGCGCTCGAAGACATAAAAGAGGCAGTTATATTAAACATAGAAGAGATATTTCCTCTTAAGGAACCTTTAACGGTAAGCGTCTTACCTTTGGAAGCATCGGAAAAGGAGGTGGAGTGTCTGATATTTGCCATACCTCAATCTTTGTACGATGAACTCCTAAGCTTGCCTAACCTGAGGTTCCTTGTTCCATCACCCGCTCTTTACAGATACTTAGGGGATGGACTCTTTTACAGGAACTTAAGGGAGGGGCTTTATGAGAAGGTGCTTATAAAGGATGGTAAGCTCACAGACACAGTGCTATCGGAGAAGGCGGACGGCAAAGTTATTGAGGATGAATACAGCGTTGCATGTTTGGCTCTGGAGGCGCTTTTAAAAGGTGAGCCTTTGGAACCTGTCTTTTACGATAGGCGCAGGTTTTTTCCAATTAAAATTGGCAAAAGATACCTCTACACAGCAGCAGGAGTTTTTATCTTCCTTCTTTTGGGTTTAGGTGCTATGGCTTACGACCTTTACTACCTAAAAGGTAAGTTAAATAGGGTAAATGAGGAGATAGAAAAGCTACAGCCCCTGGCGGATAGGTACGAGACTAAGCTAAAGGAAGTTAATGCAAAAAGGACAGTGCTACAGCTACTCAAAGGGGAGAGCTTTCTGAAGGCTTTTGCCAACTTGGTGGAGGTCCTTCCTGCAAAAACTAAGATAGTGAACCTTTATTACGATGGTAAAAGCATAACTATAGAAGGCTACACACCATCCCTTTCACTACTTACTCAAAGTCTTCAAGGTAAATACAAAGATGTTCAAGTGCAGTCATCACAGCTTAACCCTCCCTATGGTCAGCCTTTTAAGATAAGGGTAGGGCTCTAA